The Cellulophaga sp. L1A9 genome window below encodes:
- a CDS encoding DUF2147 domain-containing protein — MKQLKLLPFFIGIFLINFGYSQSVFDEWKTIDDRTGKPKGVIKIYEKDGQMYGDVVQILEDGKENFKCTKCEGDLKDTPVLGMTIIKGAKHEGGGEWKGKHLFDPEQAMTFRCKIWLNPDNSNELKVRGYLAFIYRTQTWIRVKD, encoded by the coding sequence ATGAAACAGCTTAAACTATTGCCTTTTTTTATAGGAATATTTTTAATAAATTTTGGGTATAGTCAATCTGTCTTTGATGAGTGGAAAACAATAGATGATCGCACCGGGAAACCAAAAGGGGTCATTAAAATTTATGAGAAAGATGGGCAGATGTATGGTGATGTTGTACAAATATTAGAAGACGGGAAGGAAAATTTCAAATGCACCAAGTGTGAAGGTGATTTAAAAGATACGCCTGTTTTAGGAATGACAATTATCAAAGGGGCTAAACATGAAGGTGGCGGAGAATGGAAAGGAAAACATTTATTTGATCCTGAACAAGCAATGACTTTTCGTTGTAAAATTTGGTTAAATCCGGACAACTCCAATGAACTTAAAGTCCGAGGATATCTTGCATTTATTTACCGAACCCAAACTTGGATACGAGTAAAAGATTAG
- the rpsR gene encoding 30S ribosomal protein S18 encodes MSSIEQQAKGKKDGEIRYLTPLNIDTNTQKKYCRFKKSGIKYVDYKDPDFLIKLVNEQGKLLPRRLTGTSLKYQRKVAVAVKRARHLALMPYVGDLLK; translated from the coding sequence ATGTCATCAATAGAACAACAAGCAAAAGGTAAAAAAGACGGAGAAATTAGATATTTAACTCCTCTAAATATCGATACAAATACTCAAAAGAAGTATTGTCGTTTTAAGAAATCTGGTATCAAGTATGTAGATTACAAAGATCCAGACTTTTTAATTAAATTAGTTAATGAGCAAGGTAAGTTACTTCCTAGAAGACTTACTGGAACTTCATTGAAGTACCAAAGAAAAGTGGCTGTAGCTGTGAAAAGAGCTCGTCATTTAGCATTAATGCCATATGTTGGTGATTTATTAAAATAA
- the rplI gene encoding 50S ribosomal protein L9: MELILKEDVQNLGFKDDLVTVKNGYGRNFLIPNRLATMATVSAKKVLAENLKQRAHKEKKIVDAANKIAEALRQLEIKISAKSGAGDKLFGSVTNIDLAEALVKEGQDIEKKFISIAGGAIKRTGPYNAQIRLHRDVVVDFAFEVVGNK, from the coding sequence ATGGAACTTATATTAAAAGAAGACGTTCAGAATTTAGGCTTTAAGGATGATTTAGTAACTGTGAAAAACGGCTACGGAAGAAATTTCCTTATTCCTAATAGATTAGCTACTATGGCTACTGTTTCTGCTAAAAAAGTATTAGCGGAAAACTTGAAGCAAAGAGCTCATAAAGAAAAGAAAATTGTTGATGCTGCTAATAAAATTGCGGAAGCATTAAGACAATTAGAAATTAAAATTTCTGCTAAATCTGGTGCAGGTGACAAATTATTTGGATCTGTAACTAACATTGATTTGGCTGAAGCTTTAGTTAAAGAAGGACAAGATATCGAGAAAAAATTCATCTCAATCGCAGGTGGAGCTATCAAGAGAACTGGCCCTTACAATGCTCAAATCAGATTACACAGAGATGTTGTTGTTGATTTTGCTTTTGAAGTAGTTGGTAACAAATAG
- the nadC gene encoding carboxylating nicotinate-nucleotide diphosphorylase — MISKEQFNTEIELIIANAIREDVGDGDHSSLACIPPTATGKAKLLVKDTGIIAGIDFAKQVFHYVDQDLEIETVLKDGDKVKHGDIAFYVTGSSQSILKSERLVLNAMQRMSAIATKTNYFVKLLEGTATKILDTRKTTPGIRALEKWAVKIGGGENHRFALYDMIMLKDNHIDFAGGLGKAIEKTKQYLKETNRDLKIIVEARDLNEVQQILDAKGVYRILLDNFSFKDTKTAVKLIGDQCLTESSGGINEHTIREYAECGVNYISSGALTHSVYNMDLSLKAV; from the coding sequence ATGATTTCAAAAGAGCAATTCAATACAGAAATAGAATTAATCATAGCCAATGCCATTCGTGAAGATGTGGGAGATGGAGATCATAGCTCTCTAGCTTGTATACCTCCTACAGCAACAGGTAAAGCAAAACTTTTAGTGAAAGATACTGGTATTATTGCAGGGATAGATTTTGCAAAACAGGTATTTCATTATGTAGATCAAGATCTAGAAATTGAAACAGTTTTAAAAGATGGAGATAAAGTAAAGCATGGTGATATAGCTTTTTATGTAACAGGGAGTTCTCAAAGCATCTTAAAATCAGAACGTTTGGTTTTAAATGCGATGCAAAGGATGAGTGCTATTGCTACTAAAACAAACTATTTTGTAAAATTATTGGAAGGTACTGCAACAAAAATTCTTGATACTAGAAAAACGACTCCAGGAATTAGAGCCTTAGAAAAATGGGCGGTTAAAATTGGAGGAGGAGAAAATCATAGATTCGCATTGTATGATATGATTATGCTAAAGGATAATCATATAGATTTTGCCGGAGGTTTAGGGAAAGCTATTGAAAAAACAAAGCAGTATTTAAAAGAAACAAATAGAGATTTAAAAATAATAGTCGAAGCTCGTGATTTAAATGAGGTACAGCAAATTCTTGATGCCAAAGGTGTGTACAGAATTTTGTTAGACAACTTTTCATTTAAAGATACCAAGACTGCTGTTAAGTTAATAGGAGATCAATGTTTAACAGAATCTTCTGGAGGGATAAATGAACATACCATTCGCGAGTATGCGGAGTGTGGCGTAAATTATATATCCTCTGGAGCATTAACACATTCTGTTTACAATATGGATCTAAGCCTAAAAGCAGTATAA
- a CDS encoding LytTR family DNA-binding domain-containing protein: MKLRSIIVDDSSMQRMAVAKLVNNHPNLALVAEYSNAIEAKNGIKNNEIDLIFLDVEMPIISGFDLLESLDNRPQVILITGKPDYALKAFEYDVTDYLHKPITMSRFDASVKRAVAKFEQLHRINEDEEHIFVKSNLKKRKVILNDIKWIEALGDYIKLVTDEANIVILSTMKSFEEQLPDDKFLRIHKSYIINLEKVEKFNSKNVEVSGRSIPLSRNKKTELAEALNNV; encoded by the coding sequence ATGAAATTAAGAAGTATAATTGTAGACGATTCATCCATGCAGAGGATGGCAGTTGCTAAATTAGTAAACAATCATCCAAACTTAGCGTTGGTAGCTGAATACAGCAATGCAATTGAAGCAAAAAATGGAATTAAGAACAATGAAATTGACCTTATATTCCTAGATGTTGAGATGCCTATTATTAGTGGTTTTGATTTACTTGAATCATTAGACAATAGACCACAGGTAATATTAATTACCGGTAAACCAGACTATGCACTTAAAGCTTTTGAATATGATGTAACCGATTATTTGCATAAACCTATTACTATGTCAAGATTTGATGCCTCTGTAAAACGAGCCGTTGCAAAATTTGAACAGTTACATAGGATAAATGAAGATGAAGAGCATATTTTTGTAAAAAGTAATCTTAAAAAAAGAAAGGTTATTTTAAACGATATTAAATGGATTGAAGCTCTTGGTGACTATATTAAATTAGTTACTGATGAAGCTAATATTGTAATCTTATCTACAATGAAATCCTTTGAAGAACAATTACCAGACGATAAATTTTTAAGAATTCACAAATCTTATATTATCAATTTAGAGAAAGTAGAGAAGTTCAACAGTAAAAATGTTGAAGTAAGTGGGCGCTCTATTCCTTTAAGTAGAAATAAAAAGACTGAATTAGCTGAAGCACTTAACAACGTCTAA
- a CDS encoding YihY/virulence factor BrkB family protein: MSTAIEEKIDKIPVINWLARLLKKVKLAAFEGLSLYELIEMYLSGIIQGALSTRASAIAFSLFMALFPLLIFLLSLLPFLIPYIQIDGETNFEADFLAFLESFLPNATGDYFEEIFIQIKDQKRGGLLSSTFVISIFLVANGVNAIFGGFENSYHVNLTRNFFRQYLYALFVGLILSILLIVAAISFVYSEFYIVEYASDLVTKTYGTNLEETDIMGVRIAKVMFFIILSYLTTAILYYFGTAEGKQAKFFSAGATMTTLLFIFTSYLFGVYVEKFARYNELYGALGGLLILMVFIWLNSNILLLGFELNATINAVRNNLNQKDETA; the protein is encoded by the coding sequence ATGTCTACAGCAATAGAAGAAAAAATAGATAAGATTCCAGTTATAAATTGGTTGGCAAGGTTGCTAAAAAAGGTAAAATTAGCTGCTTTTGAAGGCCTTTCTTTGTATGAGCTTATAGAAATGTATCTATCGGGAATAATACAAGGAGCGCTATCTACAAGAGCCAGTGCCATTGCATTCAGCCTATTTATGGCGCTTTTTCCTTTGCTGATATTTTTATTGAGTCTATTGCCTTTCTTAATTCCTTATATCCAGATTGATGGAGAGACAAATTTTGAAGCTGATTTTCTAGCTTTTTTAGAATCATTTTTACCAAATGCAACTGGAGATTATTTCGAAGAAATTTTCATCCAAATTAAGGATCAAAAAAGAGGAGGGCTATTGTCTTCTACATTTGTTATTTCCATATTTTTAGTAGCAAATGGTGTCAATGCAATCTTTGGTGGTTTTGAAAACTCGTACCACGTAAATCTAACTAGAAATTTTTTCAGACAATATTTATATGCGCTCTTTGTTGGCTTAATATTATCCATTCTACTAATAGTTGCTGCAATTTCTTTTGTGTATTCTGAGTTTTATATTGTAGAATATGCCAGTGATTTAGTCACAAAAACATACGGTACTAACTTGGAGGAAACCGATATTATGGGAGTACGGATTGCCAAAGTCATGTTCTTTATTATTTTGTCTTATTTGACTACCGCAATATTGTACTATTTTGGAACGGCTGAAGGTAAGCAGGCAAAATTCTTCTCTGCAGGTGCTACAATGACCACCTTGTTATTTATTTTTACCTCCTATTTGTTTGGGGTTTATGTAGAGAAATTTGCACGTTATAATGAGTTATATGGAGCTTTAGGAGGATTATTAATATTAATGGTGTTTATTTGGTTAAATTCTAATATATTGTTGCTAGGTTTTGAGTTGAATGCAACGATAAACGCAGTTCGAAATAATCTAAATCAGAAAGATGAAACAGCTTAA
- the rlmH gene encoding 23S rRNA (pseudouridine(1915)-N(3))-methyltransferase RlmH has product MTIKLLAIGKTDSSHLSQLIEEYENRLKHYIKFDLELIPDIKNTKNLSEAQQKEKEGDAILKKITNTDVLILLDENGKQFTSIDFSNYLQKKMNSGIKQLVFVIGGPYGFSDAIYNKAQGKISLSKMTFSHQMIRLFIVEQVYRAFTILKNEPYHHQ; this is encoded by the coding sequence ATGACAATCAAACTTTTAGCCATCGGAAAAACAGACAGTTCTCATCTGTCTCAACTTATTGAAGAATACGAAAATAGACTTAAACATTATATCAAATTTGATTTAGAATTAATCCCAGATATTAAAAACACTAAAAATTTATCTGAAGCCCAACAAAAAGAGAAAGAAGGTGATGCTATTTTAAAAAAAATAACGAACACCGATGTCTTAATCTTATTGGATGAAAATGGAAAACAATTTACTTCTATTGATTTTTCTAATTATTTACAAAAAAAGATGAATTCAGGAATTAAACAACTGGTCTTTGTAATTGGCGGTCCTTACGGTTTTAGTGATGCTATTTACAACAAAGCACAAGGCAAAATAAGTTTATCTAAAATGACCTTCTCTCATCAAATGATTCGTCTTTTTATTGTAGAACAGGTATATAGAGCGTTTACCATTTTAAAAAATGAACCTTACCACCACCAATAG
- the rpsF gene encoding 30S ribosomal protein S6: MNHYETVFILNPVLSDTQIEETVKKFEDFLISKDAKMVSKENWGLKKLAYPIQHKKSGFYHLFEFSSTGEVVSPFELEFRRDERIMRFLTVKLDKHAISWAERRRTKLKTKA; encoded by the coding sequence ATGAATCATTACGAAACTGTTTTCATTTTGAATCCCGTTCTATCTGATACTCAGATAGAGGAAACAGTTAAGAAATTTGAAGATTTCTTAATTAGCAAAGATGCCAAAATGGTATCTAAAGAAAATTGGGGCCTAAAAAAATTGGCTTATCCAATACAACACAAAAAAAGTGGTTTTTACCATTTGTTTGAATTTAGTTCTACAGGAGAAGTTGTTTCCCCTTTTGAATTAGAATTCAGAAGAGATGAGCGTATCATGCGTTTCTTAACTGTAAAGTTAGATAAGCATGCTATTTCATGGGCAGAAAGAAGAAGAACAAAGTTAAAAACTAAAGCTTAA
- the priA gene encoding primosomal protein N' produces the protein MSYFINVILPIPLEKLFTYSISDAEADFLQPGMRVAVPFGKSKIYTALVHEVHQTPPAVYEAKEIHQILDETPLVTATQLKHWFWIATYYMCSVGEVFRSAVPNAFLLESETLILKNKNFQADENELLDDEFLVYEALEHQSILRVQEISAILEKKNVLPVLNRLLKKNIIILKEEVYEQYKPKMLRYVRMGKAYQSEEKLEELLNTLTRAPKQSQVVLTLFQLQATTKKPIKVSELEVASKSSSAIIKTLIDKTILEEYFIQTDRVVYLEDGENESLKSLNEYQVEALKDIKKGFEQNLPTLLHGVTSSGKTEVYVKLIEECIRSNKQALYLLPEIALTTQLISRLQEYFGEKVAVYHSKYSVQERVEVWNNVLANKAKAQIVIGARSALFMPFADLGLVIIDEEHESSFKQYDPAPRYHARDTAIVLGKLHKAKILLGSATPSVESYYNAQTGKYGYASILRRFGNVLMPDIELVDIKELTRKKRMKGHFSERLLDEIKETIENGAQVILFQNRRGYAPIMECTTCGHSPQCPNCDVSLTYHQHKKQLRCHYCSYNIAVPLACEACGSATLDTKGFGTEQVEQELNTLFPEVKVGRMDLDTTRGKYGYEKIITAFEQQEIDILVGTQMLTKGLDFRNVNLVGIMNADTLLNFPDFRAHERSYQLLTQVSGRAGRTKKRGKVIIQSYNPYHQILKQVSTGDYEGMFKEQLYERQQYKYPPVNRIIKVTFKHKDYNKLNEAAEWFTKGLRNAFGIHVLGPEFPPVSRIRNQYLKHVLIKIPNGQALAKTKNSIKRIEKSFNAISQYASVRVIYNVDYI, from the coding sequence ATGTCTTATTTTATCAATGTAATTCTTCCTATACCGTTAGAAAAACTGTTTACATACAGTATTTCCGATGCAGAAGCCGATTTTTTACAACCAGGAATGCGGGTCGCTGTTCCATTTGGGAAATCTAAAATATATACTGCTTTGGTGCATGAAGTGCATCAAACACCTCCAGCGGTGTATGAAGCAAAAGAAATTCATCAAATATTAGATGAAACTCCTTTGGTAACTGCCACGCAATTAAAACATTGGTTTTGGATTGCAACCTATTATATGTGTAGTGTAGGTGAGGTTTTTAGATCAGCTGTACCTAATGCTTTCTTGCTAGAAAGTGAAACCTTAATTTTAAAGAACAAGAACTTTCAAGCTGATGAAAATGAGCTTTTAGATGATGAGTTTTTAGTCTATGAAGCTTTAGAACATCAATCTATATTACGAGTGCAAGAAATAAGCGCCATTTTAGAAAAAAAGAATGTGCTTCCAGTGTTAAACCGACTCTTAAAAAAGAATATTATCATTCTGAAAGAAGAAGTATACGAACAGTATAAGCCAAAAATGCTGCGCTATGTTCGTATGGGGAAAGCCTATCAATCCGAAGAAAAATTAGAAGAATTATTAAATACCTTGACGAGAGCACCTAAGCAAAGTCAAGTGGTACTTACATTATTTCAATTACAAGCGACTACTAAAAAACCAATCAAAGTTTCTGAGCTAGAAGTGGCAAGTAAAAGTTCTTCGGCTATTATAAAAACATTAATAGATAAAACTATTCTTGAGGAATATTTTATACAGACAGATAGAGTGGTATATCTTGAGGATGGTGAAAACGAAAGTTTAAAATCATTAAATGAATATCAAGTAGAAGCGCTAAAAGACATTAAAAAAGGATTTGAACAAAATCTACCGACCTTATTGCACGGAGTAACATCTTCGGGAAAAACAGAGGTTTATGTTAAATTAATAGAAGAGTGTATTCGTTCTAATAAACAGGCTTTGTATTTGTTGCCTGAAATTGCGTTAACCACACAGTTAATTTCTAGGCTACAGGAATATTTTGGAGAAAAAGTGGCCGTGTATCATTCTAAATATAGCGTTCAAGAACGCGTAGAGGTTTGGAACAATGTTTTGGCAAATAAAGCAAAGGCACAAATCGTAATCGGAGCAAGATCGGCATTGTTCATGCCTTTTGCAGATTTAGGTTTGGTTATTATTGATGAAGAGCATGAAAGTTCATTTAAACAATATGATCCTGCGCCGCGCTACCATGCACGAGATACAGCAATCGTTTTAGGGAAACTGCATAAAGCTAAAATTTTATTAGGTTCGGCAACACCTAGTGTAGAAAGTTATTACAATGCACAAACCGGTAAATATGGCTATGCTAGTATTTTAAGAAGATTTGGCAATGTTCTCATGCCAGATATAGAACTGGTTGATATTAAGGAGTTGACTAGAAAAAAGAGAATGAAAGGTCATTTTTCTGAGCGCTTACTGGATGAAATTAAAGAAACGATAGAAAATGGAGCGCAAGTAATTTTATTTCAAAATAGAAGAGGATATGCACCTATCATGGAATGTACAACTTGCGGGCACTCTCCTCAATGTCCCAATTGCGATGTTAGTTTAACCTATCATCAACATAAAAAACAACTCCGATGTCATTATTGCAGTTACAATATTGCAGTGCCTTTAGCTTGCGAGGCATGCGGAAGTGCAACACTAGATACTAAGGGTTTTGGAACAGAACAAGTAGAGCAAGAGTTGAATACTTTATTTCCTGAGGTAAAGGTTGGTCGTATGGATCTTGATACAACACGAGGGAAATATGGGTATGAAAAAATAATTACAGCTTTTGAGCAGCAAGAAATAGATATTTTGGTAGGTACGCAAATGCTCACAAAAGGATTAGATTTTAGAAATGTAAATTTAGTTGGGATTATGAATGCGGATACGTTACTAAATTTTCCGGATTTTAGAGCTCATGAGCGTAGCTACCAATTGCTTACTCAAGTATCGGGTAGGGCGGGGCGAACTAAAAAAAGAGGCAAGGTAATTATCCAGAGTTATAATCCATACCATCAGATTCTAAAACAAGTTTCTACGGGAGATTATGAAGGAATGTTTAAGGAACAGTTGTATGAAAGGCAGCAATATAAATACCCTCCAGTAAATAGAATTATAAAAGTAACCTTTAAACATAAAGATTACAATAAACTAAATGAAGCTGCGGAGTGGTTTACTAAAGGGTTGCGTAATGCCTTTGGTATTCATGTGTTAGGTCCTGAGTTCCCTCCGGTGTCTAGAATTAGAAACCAGTATTTAAAACATGTTTTGATAAAAATTCCTAATGGTCAGGCTTTGGCTAAAACTAAAAATAGCATTAAAAGAATTGAAAAATCTTTTAATGCTATTTCGCAGTATGCTAGTGTACGAGTAATCTATAATGTAGATTATATCTAA